Proteins encoded within one genomic window of Rossellomorea vietnamensis:
- a CDS encoding ribonucleotide-diphosphate reductase subunit beta, translating to MEELKQRVLIDSLAPNKSTGIVNGKSSNILNWDDVRFPWAYPKYKRMLGNFWTPFEINMAKDIKQFPTLSKNEQESFLKIIGLLALLDSVQTDYAGKVADYLTDSSLNALMIILAQQEVVHNHSYSYVLSSIVSKREQNEVFDFWKNDPILLKRNEFITNGYKGFVESPTVQNLLKSIIYDVILEGLFFYSGFAFFYHLARNQKMVATSTMINYINRDEQLHVGLFEKIFKEVLNENPSYQTEELRMFGKETFKQAAHLEMEWGREIIGSHVEGLLMSDVEDYIKFMANKRAKQLGFDEPFEGYKTNPLKWIIAYQEVDRGKTDFFEQKSRQYTKTSDANGFDEL from the coding sequence ATGGAAGAATTGAAACAGCGGGTCCTGATTGATTCACTGGCCCCAAATAAATCAACGGGTATCGTAAACGGGAAAAGTTCCAATATATTAAACTGGGATGACGTGCGGTTTCCCTGGGCTTACCCGAAATATAAAAGGATGCTGGGGAATTTCTGGACTCCATTTGAAATCAATATGGCTAAAGATATTAAGCAGTTCCCTACTTTGTCGAAGAATGAGCAGGAATCCTTTTTAAAAATCATAGGTCTCCTGGCGCTGCTTGACAGCGTTCAAACCGACTATGCGGGAAAAGTGGCAGATTACCTGACGGATTCGAGCCTAAACGCCCTGATGATCATCCTGGCACAGCAAGAAGTCGTGCATAACCATTCCTATAGCTATGTGTTATCCAGCATCGTATCGAAAAGAGAGCAAAATGAAGTGTTTGACTTTTGGAAGAACGATCCCATTCTATTGAAAAGGAATGAATTTATCACAAATGGCTATAAAGGATTTGTTGAATCACCGACTGTTCAGAATCTATTAAAGTCAATCATTTATGATGTCATCCTGGAAGGATTGTTCTTTTATTCAGGTTTTGCTTTTTTCTATCATTTAGCAAGAAACCAAAAGATGGTCGCAACGAGCACGATGATCAATTATATCAATCGTGATGAACAGCTTCATGTCGGGTTGTTTGAAAAAATATTTAAAGAAGTTTTGAATGAAAATCCTTCTTATCAGACGGAAGAGCTGCGTATGTTCGGGAAGGAAACATTCAAACAGGCAGCGCACCTCGAAATGGAATGGGGAAGAGAGATCATTGGATCCCATGTGGAAGGGCTTCTGATGAGTGATGTAGAGGATTATATTAAATTCATGGCCAATAAAAGAGCGAAGCAATTAGGTTTTGACGAACCATTCGAGGGCTACAAAACGAATCCGCTTAAATGGATCATAGCGTATCAGGAAGTCGATAGGGGAAAGACCGATTTCTTTGAACAAAAATCAAGGCAGTATACTAAAACATCGGATGCCAATGGATTTGATGAGCTGTAA
- a CDS encoding ribonucleoside-diphosphate reductase subunit alpha → MTFSMVRQKEVEGILHSLSRQFPNLDFTEFDKKITMYANQQEEGTSEQLHHFMILTAIERITALEPDWTYVAASLYIKDLYEGISFSRGKSKENLSGSFYQVVKDLTVAHLYSPSLLDSYSKEEVDYLGSILDFSRDQLFTYIGIVTLAERYLTKSHNGKVLELPQERFMVISMTLCMNEEKEKRIPLIEEAYWALSNLYMTVATPTFANAGKSHGQLSSCFIDTVEDDLRSIYDSNTDVSTLSKNGGGLGIYLGKVRSRGSDIKGFKGVSSGVIPWMKQLNNTAVSVDQLGQRQGAIAVYLDVWHKDIFPFLDTRLNNGDERQRTHDLFTGVSLPDLFMEQVEKREDWYLFDPHEVKGVMGFSLEDFYDETSGAGSFREKYWECVAHPTLSREVVPAIEIFKRIMISQLETGTPYMFYRDSVNRMNANPHKGMIYCSNLCTEIAQNMSATVMEEEVIQDGKIVTYKSPGDYVVCNLASISLAKTILDDELERVVAIGVRLLDNVIDLNDLPVLQAQITNQRYRGIGLGTFGWHHLLALKGLKWESSQAVDYCDYLYEEIAYYTIKASHELAKEKGSYPYFDDSDWATGDYFLKRDYSSERWIELKDGIKDKGIRNGYLMAVAPNSSTSIIAGSSASIDPIFRLQYSEEKKDYKIPVTAPDLSPETTWYYKTAYQVDQHWSVEQNARRQRHIDQGISFNLYVRNDIKAKDLLDLHLDAWKSGLKTTYYVRSTSVSNFEECESCHS, encoded by the coding sequence ATGACATTCTCAATGGTAAGACAAAAAGAAGTGGAAGGGATTCTCCACAGCCTCAGCAGACAGTTTCCCAACCTGGATTTTACAGAATTCGATAAGAAAATCACCATGTATGCAAATCAGCAGGAGGAAGGGACCAGTGAACAGCTTCATCATTTCATGATCCTGACAGCGATCGAACGTATCACCGCACTCGAACCGGATTGGACCTATGTGGCAGCATCCTTGTACATCAAAGATTTATATGAGGGCATATCATTTTCAAGGGGGAAATCAAAAGAGAATCTATCCGGCTCATTTTATCAAGTGGTCAAAGATTTAACTGTAGCTCACCTTTATTCCCCGTCACTACTGGATTCATATAGCAAGGAAGAAGTGGATTACTTAGGTTCCATACTGGACTTCAGCAGGGATCAACTCTTTACTTACATAGGGATCGTTACGCTGGCCGAGAGGTATTTGACAAAGTCCCATAATGGAAAAGTGCTGGAGCTTCCTCAAGAGAGATTTATGGTCATCAGTATGACGTTATGCATGAATGAGGAAAAGGAAAAAAGAATTCCCTTGATTGAAGAAGCGTATTGGGCACTGTCCAATCTGTATATGACCGTGGCAACCCCTACTTTTGCAAATGCAGGAAAAAGCCATGGCCAGTTATCCAGCTGTTTCATTGATACGGTTGAAGATGACTTAAGGAGCATTTATGACAGTAATACGGACGTTTCCACTCTTAGCAAGAATGGAGGGGGCCTTGGAATTTATTTAGGAAAGGTCCGTAGCAGGGGGAGTGATATTAAGGGATTTAAAGGAGTGAGCTCCGGGGTCATACCGTGGATGAAGCAACTGAATAATACGGCGGTTTCCGTCGATCAACTGGGTCAGCGTCAAGGTGCGATCGCCGTATATTTGGATGTATGGCATAAAGACATCTTCCCCTTTCTGGATACCCGGTTGAACAATGGGGACGAAAGGCAGAGGACCCATGATCTTTTCACGGGCGTCTCCTTACCCGATCTATTTATGGAACAGGTGGAAAAGAGGGAAGACTGGTATTTATTCGACCCTCATGAAGTGAAAGGAGTCATGGGCTTTTCCCTGGAAGACTTCTATGACGAAACATCCGGTGCTGGTAGTTTTCGTGAGAAGTATTGGGAATGTGTCGCTCACCCCACCCTTTCACGGGAAGTGGTGCCTGCCATTGAAATCTTTAAGCGCATCATGATATCTCAGCTCGAAACGGGGACTCCGTATATGTTTTACCGGGATAGCGTAAACCGCATGAATGCCAATCCCCATAAAGGGATGATCTATTGCAGTAACCTATGTACCGAAATCGCTCAGAATATGAGTGCGACTGTGATGGAAGAAGAGGTGATACAAGATGGGAAGATCGTCACATATAAGTCACCGGGAGATTATGTCGTATGCAATCTCGCGTCCATTTCTTTAGCCAAGACCATCCTGGATGATGAGCTTGAGAGAGTGGTGGCGATAGGCGTAAGACTGCTGGATAATGTGATTGACTTAAACGACCTTCCCGTCCTGCAGGCCCAGATCACCAATCAGCGGTACAGGGGAATCGGATTAGGGACATTCGGATGGCATCATCTCCTTGCCCTGAAGGGATTGAAGTGGGAAAGCAGTCAGGCGGTCGACTATTGTGATTACCTTTATGAAGAGATTGCTTATTATACGATAAAAGCAAGCCATGAACTGGCAAAGGAAAAAGGAAGCTATCCTTATTTCGACGACTCGGACTGGGCGACGGGAGATTATTTTCTGAAGCGGGACTATTCAAGTGAAAGATGGATTGAATTAAAGGATGGGATTAAAGACAAAGGGATCCGTAATGGATATTTAATGGCGGTAGCCCCCAATTCCTCAACCTCGATCATTGCGGGGTCCTCTGCGAGTATCGATCCGATATTCAGGCTCCAGTATTCAGAAGAAAAAAAAGATTACAAGATTCCAGTGACCGCTCCCGATCTGTCTCCGGAAACAACCTGGTATTACAAGACCGCTTATCAAGTGGATCAACATTGGAGTGTGGAACAGAACGCAAGGAGGCAGAGGCATATCGATCAGGGGATTTCATTTAATCTGTATGTGCGTAATGACATCAAGGCTAAAGATTTACTGGATCTTCACCTGGACGCATGGAAGTCCGGATTGAAAACCACTTATTATGTAAGGTCTACGTCCGTATCCAATTTCGAAGAATGCGAAAGCTGTCATAGCTAG
- a CDS encoding SurA N-terminal domain-containing protein, with protein MKKLLTTLLVGLLTIGLAACGSNEESQKADDKPKTEASDKKAQEEQAKKMEEMQKKMDEQKVEKDKVVAIVNDEKIKGEDFNNVLTQSQMQYQQMGQDPTSKDAAKKIKDQTIDSIVGQTLLMQQAEEKGYKATDDEINKQLDEVKKQYKDEKQFEDAMKKAGFTMDELKTQIAENIKYTNYVEKEIKVDEVTEDEMKKFYDQYASQQGQDQAKDAPKFEDVKPQIKTQLEQQKKQEKLVQHVEDLKKNAKIDVKI; from the coding sequence ATGAAGAAACTATTAACGACTTTACTAGTAGGATTATTAACAATTGGACTAGCCGCTTGCGGTTCGAATGAGGAGAGCCAAAAAGCTGACGATAAACCAAAAACAGAGGCTTCTGACAAAAAGGCTCAAGAAGAGCAAGCGAAAAAGATGGAAGAAATGCAAAAGAAAATGGATGAACAAAAGGTTGAAAAAGATAAGGTCGTCGCCATCGTAAACGACGAAAAAATCAAAGGTGAAGATTTCAACAATGTGTTGACTCAATCACAGATGCAGTATCAACAAATGGGACAGGATCCGACAAGTAAAGATGCTGCCAAAAAAATCAAAGATCAAACCATTGACAGCATAGTCGGTCAAACGCTTCTTATGCAACAGGCCGAGGAAAAAGGCTATAAAGCGACGGATGATGAAATCAATAAGCAGCTCGACGAAGTGAAAAAGCAATACAAAGATGAAAAGCAATTCGAAGATGCCATGAAAAAAGCCGGATTTACCATGGATGAGTTGAAAACTCAGATTGCTGAAAATATTAAGTACACCAACTACGTAGAAAAAGAAATCAAAGTCGACGAAGTGACAGAAGATGAAATGAAGAAGTTTTATGATCAATATGCAAGTCAACAGGGGCAGGATCAAGCAAAGGATGCACCAAAGTTTGAAGATGTAAAACCACAGATCAAGACTCAGCTTGAACAGCAGAAGAAACAAGAAAAGCTTGTTCAACATGTTGAAGATTTAAAGAAAAATGCTAAAATTGATGTGAAAATCTAA